From Zingiber officinale cultivar Zhangliang chromosome 5B, Zo_v1.1, whole genome shotgun sequence, the proteins below share one genomic window:
- the LOC121987680 gene encoding zinc finger protein ZAT4-like, with protein MERYSCNRCFRRFNNGRALGGHMRSHAVSALAAAAPLVQGDSSASASSSQALEAEAEEGKETAASVSYGLRTNPRKSFRLVDPEFSSTLPALEPAGSSVVVQDRESDTESTRADGSQGKRSRASPAEAEPASSVSDVTPAEDVALCLMMLSRDSSWGVAGEVHLSDGSNEDEEEEEVERGQVTRSPATPTPRKGRTRYQCGACKRVFRSYQALGGHRASHKKNNGCVSAAEPGQIFGEVDSADANAGAKLHECPFCFRVFSSGQALGGHKRAHFSSSSSIAVTRGTPVSVTLYPPPRSRPGTSPVAGSATKPANSISLFDLNLPAMADDEVELSAVSDMDCVADP; from the coding sequence ATGGAGCGCTACAGCTGCAACCGCTGCTTCCGCCGGTTCAACAACGGCCGCGCCCTCGGCGGTCACATGCGCTCCCACGCGGTCTCCGCCCTCGCCGCCGCTGCTCCCCTGGTTCAGGGAGACTCCTCTGCCTCCGCCTCGTCGAGTCAGGCGCTAGAGGCAGAGGCGGAGGAGGGCAAGGAGACGGCCGCCTCCGTCTCCTACGGCTTGAGGACGAATCCCAGGAAGAGCTTCCGGCTCGTGGACCCCGAGTTCTCTTCGACCTTACCTGCGCTCGAGCCGGCCGGTTCGAGCGTCGTCGTCCAGGACCGGGAGAGCGACACGGAGTCTACCCGAGCAGACGGCAGCCAGGGAAAGCGGTCTCGCGCCTCCCCGGCGGAGGCGGAGCCGGCGAGTTCGGTGTCGGATGTGACCCCGGCGGAAGACGTCGCCCTCTGCTTAATGATGCTCTCCCGCGATTCTTCTTGGGGCGTCGCCGGGGAGGTCCACCTTTCCGATGGATCCAATGAGgacgaggaagaagaggaggtggagcgtGGGCAAGTTACTCGATCGCCGGCAACTCCGACGCCGCGGAAGGGAAGGACCCGGTACCAGTGCGGCGCGTGCAAGAGAGTCTTCCGCTCGTACCAAGCCCTCGGTGGCCACCGGGCGAGTCACAAGAAGAACAATGGGTGCGTCTCCGCCGCCGAGCCCGGCCAGATCTTTGGCGAGGTGGACTCCGCCGACGCCAATGCCGGGGCGAAGCTTCACGAGTGCCCGTTCTGCTTCAGAGTCTTCAGCTCCGGCCAAGCTCTCGGAGGCCACAAAAGGGCCCACTTCAGCTCTTCCTCCTCCATTGCGGTCACCCGCGGCACGCCTGTGTCTGTCACTCTCTATCCGCCGCCACGCTCTCGACCGGGCACGTCACCTGTCGCCGGCTCCGCCACCAAGCCTGCAAACAGCATCAGCCTCTTCGACCTCAACTTGCCGGCGATGGCGGACGACGAGGTGGAACTGTCAGCCGTCTCGGATATGGATTGCGTTGCCGACCCATGA